A portion of the Bombina bombina isolate aBomBom1 chromosome 9, aBomBom1.pri, whole genome shotgun sequence genome contains these proteins:
- the LOC128639480 gene encoding small proline-rich protein 2D-like codes for MSGTKGGHQKVDKCKDPCVPDVQCQDPCKVVPTPQCQDPCKVVPTPQCQDPCAPDPCQKQGHGGHGGGGGGGGHGGHGGGTKK; via the exons ATGTCTGGAACTAAGGGTGGACACCAGAAGGTAGACAAGTGCAAAGACC CCTGTGTCCCAGACGTGCAATGCCAGGATCCCTGTAAGGTGGTGCCAACCCCACAATGCCAGGATCCCTGTAAGGTGGTACCAACCCCACAATGCCAAG aCCCCTGTGCACCTGATCCTTGCCAAAAACAGGGCCACGGTGGtcatggaggaggaggaggaggaggaggacacGGGGGACACGGAGGTGGAACTAAGAAATGA